Within the Acinetobacter radioresistens DSM 6976 = NBRC 102413 = CIP 103788 genome, the region CTCAGATAGTTATAAGTAGGTTGCCCATAACTTTCTGATTCCTTATTCAAATTTCGATCTAGACGTATAGTTGAGGCTTTATCGGCAATTTTTTCCATATAGAATTGCGGATATTGAATATCCACAAAGGCATAACGGTTTACTGTGGCATCTTCTACATGACGCATATCAGCATCTTGCAAAGCCAACAGGTTTTTTCTTTGTTCAGGCGCTACGTTAATCAAGAACAGTGTATTATTTTCCCAAATTTCCTTAAAACGCTGCTCGTCAAAACTTATATTCCCCAAAGCTGGGTCAGCGACGTAAACGCGCCCATTCTTATAGGCTTTATAAACCACAAAATGCTTAAAACCGGCGTAACTGATTGGTACAATTGCAGGCTGACCCTGCTTGACCAAATCTGAAAATTCTCCTTTATACCCTCCACTTTCTAAACCTAAAGCTTCTACAAAACGCTTCATGTCCAACAGGGAAAAACTGCGTCGCTCAATAATACGTTCTGTTTCACCAAACTTTAAAAGTCCATTCATGGTCTGCTGTTCTGATAAATCAGTGCCAACATACCCATTTAAAAGTGTAGTAAGTGCGGCTGAACCACAACTATAATCGTAAGCCTGACGGACAATACCTCGGAACTGGTCTTCTAATGCGGGTTTAATAAGTACAGGTTCTCTATGCATTCGGACAAAAGAGTTATTTCGAGAATCTAAAGTTTCTGTATAATAAACTGCTTCTTCCGGTTTCTTTTTTATTTCAAAGGCTTCCGTGGCAAAGTAATACATTAATGCCGAGCCTAAAGCGATCTCTAACATATCTTTAACTTTTTAGTTTTCAGTAATTATACTGATATTCGTTATTTTTCTAGAGTATAAACTCTACTTCCTTGTACCACTCAAGATACCTTTTTTTTTTAAAAATAACAGCTTTTTTTAGGATTTTTGAAAAAAATTATATTTTATTGTAAAAAAAAGCGCGTGAAGTCACGCGCTTTTAAATAGAAATTTATTATCGACCAGAAATGGTAATCACAGAACCTTGGTTGTATTGACCCATTGCAGGACTGTAATAAGTTTGTAGTCCCTGAATTTCTACATCCCCAATTGAAGCAGCATCGCGGCTACCTAAATGAACACCCTTAACATAGTTATCAATTGGACCTGAGTTACTTACCATACGAATATAGCCATTATTAGTACCTTCTTTACCGATCACACTAATTTTTTGATCAATTGATAGATCACGAGCATTAGCATCAGCTACTTTAATACTATCGACAAAAATTTCACCAGCAGCACGTGTAGCTGTTTTAGTTGAGTTATCTAGAATACCCAGGTTCTTGATCTCAAGACCGCCCAGCATTTTTGCATCTAGCTTAATCATGGCGCCCTGTGGAGCTGCACCTAATTGAATATTTGCTGACATTGGACCTGTTTTTAATGAAAGGCCAGAGAGAATAGCATTATAGTTTGTATCATCCCCCCCACGACGAATACTCGTTGCAGTTGCAGGATCTGCTACAGCATTAGAACCGGTTACCCCAATCTCGCCAATATTGATATCTAGACCCGATACATCAGCAGCAATATTAATAAATGCACCACCAGCTGCTTTGTCGCCTGCATCAGAGTCAATACGCAGGTCAGCAAGATTACGAGTTGTTAGCAGATATTTGCCTGCATCATCATAATTGGCTTTGACTACTACACCCAGCTTTTCGTTAATATCGCCTGTTTTACCGTTACCCTTAATTACGATGGCACCAGCCTTTCCAGCAGTGCTTCCACCTGTTAGGCCATCATTATCATGAATAAATAATTTTTCAATTTCAACCTTTGAAATACCGATCCCGATATTAATACCATCTTGGCCAGTGGTTGCACTTAATGAAGCATCATCCATCGCTTGCATTGCCATTGCATTTGCACTAATTGCCATAGAAGAAACTAAAGCAATTTTAGTAAACATTTTCATTCCATACTCTCCTAAGAGTTTTTATTTTTTTGATTGTCTAGCTACTCTTAATTTCTACTGTTTTTTTATTTTCTGCAGTAGAAACATCCTGTCCTTGAGTAGCTACTTTAGATTAGCAAGCTTAAGTTAGCCTGAGAGGATTAATTGATCAACTGCTGCCCATCATAATCAAAGCAAAACCGATAAACGGTATCTGGATTTAGGTCATAGTTAATTATGTAGTAATATGTGCCACTGTTTTATCAGATGCACTTATAGACTATGCCAAAGCTGAGAAAAAAGCTTGATTTTTATCATAATGATCCTGCTTCTATTTTAAATAAATTGAGGGATTTTTTTGGTTTAGTTTATTTAGAAGATAATCATCGGCCTATTATTGCATTTCTGCCAGATCAATATATTAAATACCAGTCCGGCTTATTTTCAGCTTATAAAAAAAATACTGATTATTCTTATTCAATTACTCATCATAAAATAGATTTACTTGATTTTATTTGTTTAGATCCTGAATTTAAGGGTTCTTCTCAAGCAGGATTTAACGGTGGATATATTGGATTTATTAGCTACGATTTTGCTGCCCAACAACATCTTAAAATTCATATAGAATATAAAAAACAGCCAAGTTTATATTTAGGCAAATATCATCATTATTTAAAGTATGAAGCAGAAGAGTGGATATTTTATAGTGAAGGTCAAGATGCATTAATCATTTATCAAAATATTTATGATGCTCTTCATTTAGATCATGATTCAGATACTCAGGTGTTTCAGCTGGTTCAGACCTGTCAGCCACGCTGGACTAAACAGCAATATATTTCAGCCTTTAAGCAAGTGCAGGAATATATTACAGCAGGTGACTGTTACCAAATTAATTTAACTCAAGAGTTTAAAGCTCAAGGTAATGGTCATTTACTAGACTGTGCAGCGAAATTTTGGGCTATGACAAATGCGCCTTATGCGGGCTACCTAAAAATAGATAATCTTGAAATCTTAAGTTGCTCTCCTGAGCTTTTTATTGATTTTAAAGAACAACAGCAAATTATAACACGCCCGATTAAAGGGACCATGCCGCGTTATGCAGATCCGATACTTGACCAGAAAGCAAAAAACACTTTAATTAACTCCAAAAAAGATCAGGCAGAGAATGTTATGATCGTTGATTTACTGCGTAATGACTTCAGTCTCTATGCCCAAAAGGGTTCAGTTAAAACACTAAAATTATTTGAAATTGAAAGTTTTAATCAAGTCCATCATATGGTCAGTGAAGTACAAGCTATATTAAACAAAAATATTTCACCGTTTCAGGTCTTGTTATCTGCTTTGCCGGGCGGCTCAATTACGGGTGCGCCTAAAATACGTGCCATGGAAATTATTGCAGAACTTGAAGAAGCTGCTCGGGGTGCTTATTGCGGTTCATTAGGTTATTTTAATTTTGATGGAACAGGCTGCTGGAATATCCTGATCCGGACCATCCAAAAATATGATCATGATATTTCTATCTGGGCAGGCGGCGGTATTACTATTGCTTCAGAACAGGAGGCAGAATATCAGGAATGTTTCGATAAAATATCTGCCATGCTGGACTTACTCAATACATGGCAGAGAACAGGTGAATCATAATCAGACTAGAATCTGATTTCTCAATGTATCAATAAGTCTTTGACTTTGTTCATCCGTACCGACAGTAATACGTAAATACTGATTAATACGGGGTTTGTTAAAATAACGTACAATAATGCCATGTTGACGCAGCTCGGCAGCCAAGTCAGCAGCATTTTTATGAGCTAAAGAAACAAAAATAAAATTAGCTTTAGAAGGTAATACCTTGAAATCTAAAGCTTCTAGCCCATTTACAAGCTGCTCACGGCTATCAATTACTTTCTGGCACATAGCCTGAAAATAGTCTTGATCCTGAAATGAAGCTACCGCAGCAGCAATAGCTAAACGGTCCATTGGATAGGAATTAAAACTGTTTTTAACAGTCTCAAGTGCAGCAATTAAATGTGGCTGGGCAATTGCAAAACCAACGCGTAAACCTGCGAGTGAACGTGATTTGGAGGTCGTCTGGCATACCACCAGATTCTCATACTTACTTACCAAACTTACTGCAGATTCTGCACCAAAATCTACGTAGGCTTCATCTATAACCACTACAGAGTCAGGATTATTCTGAAGAATTTCTTCAATTGACAGCAGATCTAATGCAATGCTGGTTGGCGCATTTGGATTAGTAATAATAATACCGCCATTGGGTTGCCTATAATCAGCAATGTCAATTTCGAAGTCAGCGTTTAGTGGCAGTATTTTAGTTTTAACTCCAAAAAACTGGCTATATACCGGATAAAAGCTGTAGGTTATATCTGGATATAAAATTGGATGCTCTTGAATAAAAAATGCTTTGAAAATATGTGCAAGTACCTCATCAGACCCGTTGCCTACAAATACCTGACTGGCTGTAATACCCTGCTGCTGGGCAATTGCTTCTTTTAATGCAGTTGCATCGGGGTCCGGATAAAGACGTAATACATCAGCCTGATTAGCCAGCACAGCCTGTATTGCATCAACAACATAAGGTGATGGCGGATAAGGATTTTCGTTAGTATTTAATTTTAACAGATTTTGAAGTTTAGGCTGTTCACCAGGAATATACGGTTCAAGTTTACGTACTTCAGGACTCCAAAAACGCATTTGTTCGGTAGTTAGTTCCATGTTTAAGATTCTCAAATTCATTTTCCAAAAAGGGCTGTTCCTGACAGCCCCTGAATTCTTTATAAAAGCCTCTCAATAGCGATAGCGGGCTGAGCGAGCATGAGCATCCAGATTTTCTTGCTGTGCCAGGATATCCGCAGTGCGTGCCAGTGGTTGTACGCCCTGTTCAGAACACATAATGAGACTGGTCCGCTTCTGAAAATCATATACACCAAGCGGAGAAGAAAAACGTGCTGTGCCTGATGTCGGCAAGACATGGTTCGGACCTGCACAATAATCACCAATTGCCTCTGGTGTATAACGGCCCATAAAAATAGCTCCTGCATGACGAATCAAGGTAGCCATCTCTTTAGCTTCATCAAGACATAATTCTAAATGCTCTGGAGCAACTTGATTAATCAGCTCTATTGCCTCTTTACGGCTATTTACCAGAACTAAAGCACCACGATTGGCAATTGAAGTACGGGCAATCTCGGCTTTGGGTAGCTGACTTAAATGTTTTTCAATCGCCTCTTCCACAGCCTGTAATAGCTGCTCATCTGGCGTAATAAAAATAGCTTGAGCCACAGTATCATGTTCTGCCTGAGACAGCACATCCATGGCTAGCCAATCAGCATTATTTAGTCCCTCAGCATAAACCAGAATCTCTGAAGGACCTGCAATCATATCAATACCCACTTGCCCAAATACGGCACGCTTGGCTGCTGCAACAAAACGGTTACCCGGTCCGGTAATCTTGTCAACACGCGGAACAGTTTCTGTACCATAAGCAAGTGCAGCTACTGCCTGTGCTCCGCCAATAGTAAATACCCGGCTTACCCCGGCAAGGAATGCAGCAGCAAGTACCAGAGGATTTAATTCACCATCTGGTGCCGGTACTACCATGATTATTTCGGATACTCCTGCTACATGTGCAGGGATCGCATTCATCAGAACAGAGGAAGGATAAGAGGCCAAGCCACCCGGAACATAAATACCGACCCGATCTAATGGAGTCACTTTCTGGCCTAAGGTATTGCCCAATTCATCTATATAAGACCAGCCATCCTGTTTCTGTGCCTGATGAAAAGCACGTATCCGATCCGCTGCCATCTCTAAAGCATCACGTACCTGCGGCTCTAAATTTTCAAATGCTGTTTTTAACTGTGCTTGAGTCAGTTCAAGTTCAGAAAACTGATGCGCTGGATGTCGATCGAACTGTTGAGTGAGTTTAAGAACGTGAGCATCACCATGTTGACGCACATCAGCAATGATCTGGTCTACAGTTTTTAAAAGTTCAGGGTCACTAACTGTCTCAAAAGCTAACAAGTCTGCAAAAGCTTGCTTGAAGTTTTGATCTTGAGTCGATAAACGTCGCATCAATTTACCCACAAGGTCTATGTAAAACTTTAGTTTACCTGTTTTCTACGAACTTGTGGGTAGGAATCGCTCTTGTATTCAAGGACTTTTATTGAAAATAACTTTTGCTAAGATTGATGAAGTTTCAAATCTGCGGTAAAACCAATTAAGGTATAAAAAAACCGTCCTTGAGGACGGTCTTAGATAACAAATACTTTATGGGCTCATTTGCTGGCGTGCTTCTACTGCTTTTTCCAGCTGCGCAATAATTGGATTGAGCAATGCCTGCTTACGTTTAAAGCTAGCTTTATTAACAATGAGACGTGAAGACACTTTACAGATTTCTTCGAGTGGCTCCAAACCATTAGCCCGCAAGGTATTGCCGGTATCTACGACATCAACAATATAGTCCCCCAAGCCGACCAAGGGAGCAAGCTCCATTGAACCATAAAGTTTAATTACATCTACCTGTTCCCCCAGACTTGCATAGTACTGGCGAGTCAGGTTGACATATTTAGTGGCAATTTTTAAACGTCCTTGTGGACGTTTCATACCGACTTTGCCTGCTGTCATTAACTTGCAGTTAGCAATTTTTAGATCAAGTGGCTCATAAACATGCTGAGCCCCATGTTCCATCAACACATCTTTACCAGCAACGCCCAGATCTGCTGCACCATTTTCAACATAGGTAGGTACATCTGAAGCACGTAAAA harbors:
- the filB gene encoding putative pilus system C39 family peptidase FilB; protein product: MLEIALGSALMYYFATEAFEIKKKPEEAVYYTETLDSRNNSFVRMHREPVLIKPALEDQFRGIVRQAYDYSCGSAALTTLLNGYVGTDLSEQQTMNGLLKFGETERIIERRSFSLLDMKRFVEALGLESGGYKGEFSDLVKQGQPAIVPISYAGFKHFVVYKAYKNGRVYVADPALGNISFDEQRFKEIWENNTLFLINVAPEQRKNLLALQDADMRHVEDATVNRYAFVDIQYPQFYMEKIADKASTIRLDRNLNKESESYGQPTYNYLRLYYKNK
- the filA gene encoding putative pilus system protein FilA — translated: MKMFTKIALVSSMAISANAMAMQAMDDASLSATTGQDGINIGIGISKVEIEKLFIHDNDGLTGGSTAGKAGAIVIKGNGKTGDINEKLGVVVKANYDDAGKYLLTTRNLADLRIDSDAGDKAAGGAFINIAADVSGLDINIGEIGVTGSNAVADPATATSIRRGGDDTNYNAILSGLSLKTGPMSANIQLGAAPQGAMIKLDAKMLGGLEIKNLGILDNSTKTATRAAGEIFVDSIKVADANARDLSIDQKISVIGKEGTNNGYIRMVSNSGPIDNYVKGVHLGSRDAASIGDVEIQGLQTYYSPAMGQYNQGSVITISGR
- a CDS encoding anthranilate synthase component I family protein, encoding MPKLRKKLDFYHNDPASILNKLRDFFGLVYLEDNHRPIIAFLPDQYIKYQSGLFSAYKKNTDYSYSITHHKIDLLDFICLDPEFKGSSQAGFNGGYIGFISYDFAAQQHLKIHIEYKKQPSLYLGKYHHYLKYEAEEWIFYSEGQDALIIYQNIYDALHLDHDSDTQVFQLVQTCQPRWTKQQYISAFKQVQEYITAGDCYQINLTQEFKAQGNGHLLDCAAKFWAMTNAPYAGYLKIDNLEILSCSPELFIDFKEQQQIITRPIKGTMPRYADPILDQKAKNTLINSKKDQAENVMIVDLLRNDFSLYAQKGSVKTLKLFEIESFNQVHHMVSEVQAILNKNISPFQVLLSALPGGSITGAPKIRAMEIIAELEEAARGAYCGSLGYFNFDGTGCWNILIRTIQKYDHDISIWAGGGITIASEQEAEYQECFDKISAMLDLLNTWQRTGES
- the hisC gene encoding histidinol-phosphate transaminase, producing MELTTEQMRFWSPEVRKLEPYIPGEQPKLQNLLKLNTNENPYPPSPYVVDAIQAVLANQADVLRLYPDPDATALKEAIAQQQGITASQVFVGNGSDEVLAHIFKAFFIQEHPILYPDITYSFYPVYSQFFGVKTKILPLNADFEIDIADYRQPNGGIIITNPNAPTSIALDLLSIEEILQNNPDSVVVIDEAYVDFGAESAVSLVSKYENLVVCQTTSKSRSLAGLRVGFAIAQPHLIAALETVKNSFNSYPMDRLAIAAAVASFQDQDYFQAMCQKVIDSREQLVNGLEALDFKVLPSKANFIFVSLAHKNAADLAAELRQHGIIVRYFNKPRINQYLRITVGTDEQSQRLIDTLRNQILV
- the hisD gene encoding histidinol dehydrogenase; amino-acid sequence: MGKLMRRLSTQDQNFKQAFADLLAFETVSDPELLKTVDQIIADVRQHGDAHVLKLTQQFDRHPAHQFSELELTQAQLKTAFENLEPQVRDALEMAADRIRAFHQAQKQDGWSYIDELGNTLGQKVTPLDRVGIYVPGGLASYPSSVLMNAIPAHVAGVSEIIMVVPAPDGELNPLVLAAAFLAGVSRVFTIGGAQAVAALAYGTETVPRVDKITGPGNRFVAAAKRAVFGQVGIDMIAGPSEILVYAEGLNNADWLAMDVLSQAEHDTVAQAIFITPDEQLLQAVEEAIEKHLSQLPKAEIARTSIANRGALVLVNSRKEAIELINQVAPEHLELCLDEAKEMATLIRHAGAIFMGRYTPEAIGDYCAGPNHVLPTSGTARFSSPLGVYDFQKRTSLIMCSEQGVQPLARTADILAQQENLDAHARSARYRY
- the hisG gene encoding ATP phosphoribosyltransferase, with protein sequence MSEVRNDDPNFDVMGNFDHGLTLALSKGRILKETLPLLETAGINLLEDPEKSRKLIFPTTHKQVRILILRASDVPTYVENGAADLGVAGKDVLMEHGAQHVYEPLDLKIANCKLMTAGKVGMKRPQGRLKIATKYVNLTRQYYASLGEQVDVIKLYGSMELAPLVGLGDYIVDVVDTGNTLRANGLEPLEEICKVSSRLIVNKASFKRKQALLNPIIAQLEKAVEARQQMSP